In one Deinococcus sp. Leaf326 genomic region, the following are encoded:
- a CDS encoding TMEM175 family protein codes for MSNESRVDLLENPDRLKAFTDGVVAIALTLLILPLLETIPDAVGNGLTTKEWYKENNELSLLFLLSFLLIGMIWNNHDRVFSRVIYLTQSLKILNMIWLLAIVFLPVATALMGLQKTDTVQFIMYIGTLILGQLAMTGMVIIISRNPQLVQKNELLRPDNIAASFSALILYVFALFLSICIPNIGYFSLLILFFMPLFTRILKPIGQKILILSNQNKILD; via the coding sequence ATGTCTAACGAGAGTAGGGTTGATTTGCTTGAGAATCCTGACCGGCTGAAAGCTTTTACTGATGGTGTTGTGGCTATTGCCTTGACGCTACTAATCTTACCGCTTCTTGAAACAATTCCAGATGCAGTAGGGAATGGTTTAACCACTAAAGAATGGTATAAAGAAAATAATGAGCTATCTTTATTATTTTTACTAAGTTTTCTGCTTATTGGAATGATTTGGAACAATCATGACCGAGTTTTTTCCAGAGTTATATATCTGACTCAATCACTTAAAATTCTGAATATGATTTGGCTGCTAGCAATCGTTTTCTTGCCAGTTGCTACCGCATTAATGGGACTTCAAAAAACTGATACAGTTCAATTTATAATGTATATAGGGACTCTTATTTTAGGGCAGCTAGCAATGACTGGAATGGTTATTATAATATCTAGAAATCCACAATTGGTACAAAAGAATGAGCTATTGCGACCTGATAACATCGCTGCTTCCTTTAGTGCTCTTATACTCTATGTTTTTGCATTATTCTTATCTATCTGTATACCGAATATTGGTTATTTTTCCCTACTTATTCTATTCTTCATGCCTCTTTTTACTAGGATTTTAAAACCAATTGGCCAGAAAATCCTAATTTTAAGTAATCAAAATAAAATATTAGATTAG
- a CDS encoding transposase, with protein MVPADRCRNGPRSSPPRPSAAFSARVGKCRWRIEAFFKTVKGHFGLERFAQHSKQRVMRWWCLSGMAFLLCHL; from the coding sequence ATGGTTCCGGCCGACCGCTGCCGGAACGGGCCACGGTCAAGTCCCCCTCGGCCCTCAGCCGCTTTCTCAGCACGGGTGGGCAAGTGCCGTTGGCGAATCGAAGCCTTTTTCAAAACCGTCAAGGGCCACTTCGGACTCGAACGCTTCGCTCAGCACAGCAAACAGAGGGTGATGCGCTGGTGGTGCCTCTCTGGGATGGCCTTCCTGCTGTGCCACCTCTAG
- a CDS encoding isopeptide-forming domain-containing fimbrial protein — translation MRAAATVLGLALTLSLGQSGLAAPTPAGTQITNTALFDADGQFTPSNPVTLTVQAVCGVAITPAVQRLPGTVGQPTPFTFTVLNTGNSTWTFPLEARAGATGRMDVTLDPTSLSLTQGERRDVVLSVTPWGTGSLEAQLQAACGDVVARGLAQIDATLLPLMASKSVDRSTAKPGDVLTYTLTVTNPNPVPVTEVVLTDPLDAHVHFLDATPAPQVQGQTLTFLLGTVPAQGSATVTFRVQLDKTDDLTVSNVAQVVTAEQPQGIPTNTVKTTVWDPKLVISKVSGKTVVQVGDTVTYTVTVTNASTAAALDETTVQDRLPAGLALNAGTLRLNGQSVIDTHPDPRVIEVAGGALTPGQVTVLTYTTTVTPEAIGQTSLRNVAQASGLRNAQTTERVSTTEVDAIVKLTPADRAVLLGRVYLDVDGNGQFSTADRPVQGARIVVAGGEAALTDTLGRYAVPDLREGRYAVALDRASVPYAPVAQPGGLRLDGAQLVNVYGAATANFPLLAPTGSGAAGRSTVLIGQGWRAEKQVQRQGVEVKVTLTLRAERDMTLQVNDPLPAGATLLQGQRAQRVTVHAQVPVTLTYTFRSDLPTAALTTDPVIHAGEPPK, via the coding sequence ATGCGGGCGGCCGCGACGGTCCTGGGCCTCGCGCTCACCCTGAGCCTGGGGCAGTCCGGCCTCGCGGCCCCCACGCCCGCCGGTACCCAGATCACCAATACCGCCCTCTTCGATGCGGACGGCCAGTTCACCCCCAGCAACCCGGTCACGCTCACCGTGCAGGCCGTCTGCGGGGTGGCGATCACTCCCGCCGTGCAGCGCCTTCCAGGCACAGTCGGGCAGCCTACCCCGTTCACCTTCACGGTCTTGAACACGGGAAACAGCACCTGGACCTTCCCGCTGGAAGCCCGTGCTGGCGCGACAGGACGTATGGACGTGACCCTTGACCCAACGAGTCTGTCGCTGACGCAGGGCGAACGCCGCGACGTGGTGCTCAGCGTGACCCCCTGGGGGACGGGGAGTCTCGAAGCGCAGCTGCAGGCGGCCTGCGGCGATGTGGTCGCCCGAGGCCTCGCCCAGATAGACGCCACGCTGCTCCCCCTCATGGCGAGCAAGAGCGTGGACCGCAGCACGGCGAAACCCGGCGACGTGCTCACGTACACGCTGACTGTCACCAATCCCAATCCAGTGCCCGTGACGGAGGTCGTGCTCACCGATCCCCTGGACGCACATGTCCACTTTCTGGACGCCACGCCGGCACCGCAAGTCCAGGGACAAACGCTGACCTTCCTTCTCGGGACAGTACCCGCCCAGGGCAGTGCCACCGTGACCTTCCGCGTCCAACTCGACAAGACCGACGACCTCACCGTGTCTAACGTCGCCCAGGTTGTCACGGCCGAGCAGCCCCAGGGCATCCCGACCAACACGGTCAAGACGACCGTCTGGGACCCGAAACTGGTCATCAGCAAGGTCAGTGGCAAGACCGTCGTGCAGGTGGGCGACACCGTGACCTACACCGTCACCGTCACCAACGCCAGCACGGCCGCCGCGCTCGACGAGACCACCGTGCAGGACCGCCTGCCCGCAGGCCTGGCCCTGAATGCCGGAACACTGCGCCTCAACGGGCAGAGCGTCATAGACACCCACCCGGACCCGCGAGTGATCGAGGTCGCCGGTGGTGCGCTCACGCCCGGACAAGTGACCGTCCTGACGTACACCACCACCGTTACGCCAGAAGCGATCGGGCAAACGAGTCTGCGCAACGTCGCGCAGGCCAGCGGTCTCCGGAATGCCCAGACGACCGAGCGGGTCTCGACGACCGAAGTCGACGCTATCGTCAAACTCACCCCGGCTGACCGGGCCGTCCTCCTGGGCCGGGTCTACCTCGACGTGGACGGGAATGGGCAGTTCAGTACCGCCGATCGTCCCGTACAAGGCGCGCGAATCGTCGTGGCTGGAGGAGAAGCGGCCCTCACGGACACCCTGGGACGATACGCCGTGCCTGATCTCCGGGAGGGGCGCTACGCCGTGGCGCTCGACCGAGCCAGCGTGCCCTATGCCCCAGTGGCGCAACCGGGCGGGCTGCGGCTCGACGGCGCGCAGCTCGTGAACGTCTATGGCGCCGCGACGGCTAATTTTCCACTCCTGGCGCCCACCGGCTCCGGCGCTGCAGGGCGCAGCACAGTCCTGATCGGCCAGGGGTGGCGGGCCGAGAAGCAGGTGCAGCGGCAAGGCGTGGAGGTCAAGGTCACGCTGACCCTCCGTGCCGAACGGGACATGACGCTCCAGGTCAATGACCCCCTGCCTGCCGGCGCCACGCTTCTTCAGGGCCAGCGCGCCCAGCGGGTCACCGTGCACGCCCAGGTGCCCGTCACGCTGACCTATACCTTCCGTTCGGATCTGCCCACTGCGGCGCTGACCACCGACCCTGTCATCCACGCGGGAGAACCCCCCAAATGA